The Bos indicus x Bos taurus breed Angus x Brahman F1 hybrid chromosome 11, Bos_hybrid_MaternalHap_v2.0, whole genome shotgun sequence genome includes a region encoding these proteins:
- the AGBL5 gene encoding cytosolic carboxypeptidase-like protein 5 isoform X3 — protein sequence MELRCGGLLFSSRFDSGNLAHVEKVESVSNDGEGVAGGASASTSSIASSPDYEFNVWTRPDCAETEFENGNRSWFYFSVRGGTPGKLIKINIMNMNKQSKLYSQGMAPFVRTLPTRPRWERIRDRPTFEMTETQFVLSFIHRFVEGRGATTFFAFCYPFSYSDCQDLLSQLDQRFLENSPTHSSPLDTIYYHRETLCYSLDGLRVDLLTISSCHGLREDREPRLEQLFPDASTPRPFRFTGKRIFFLSSRVHPGETPSSFVFNGFLDFILRPDDPRAQTLRRLFVFKLIPMLNPDGVVRGHYRTDSRGVNLNRQYLKPDAVLHPAIYGAKAVLLYHHVHSRLNSQSPSEHQHSSHLPPDAPLSDPEKADSLQNRAHLGRSSSGDKPEAWTQTEVAEQKPNSVWITPQESAEVEQLAPDAIPPRESGVAYYVDLHGHASKRGCFMYGNSFSDENTQVENMLYPKLISLNSAHFDFQGCNFSEKNMYARDRRDGQSKEGSGRVAIYKASGIIHSYTLECNYNTGRSVNSIPAACHDNGRASPPPPPAFPSRYTVELFEQVGRAMAIAALDMAECNPWPRIVLSEHSSLTNLRAWMLKHVRSSRGLSTTVNMSISKKRGSRTPPRSNNGLPVSCSENTLSRARSFSTGTSAGGSSSSQQNSPQMKNSPSFPFHGSRPAGLPGLGSSTQKVSHRVLGPVREPRSQDRRRRQQPVTHRPTSSSLAPSPTPASSNLASSHMGSCLLPNSLSISVLDPAM from the exons ATGGAGCTGCGCTGTGGGGGATTGCTGTTCAGTTCTCGCTTTGATTCAGGGAACCTAGCCCATGTGGAGAAGGTAGAATCTGTGTCTAATGATGGGGAAGGAGTAGCGGGTGGGGCATCAGCCTCCACCAGCAGCATTGCCTCTTCCCCTGACTATGAATTCAATGTGTGGACCCGACCAGACTGTGCTGAAACGGAATTTGAGAATGGGAACAG GTCATGGTTCTACTTCAGCGTCCGAGGAGGAACTCCAGGGAAACTCATCAAGATCAATATCATGAACATGAACAAGCAAAGCAAGCTGTATTCCCAGGGCATGGCTCCCTTTGTGCGTACACTGCCCACTCGGCCACGCTGGGAACGAATTCGAGACCGGCCCACCTTTGAG ATGACAGAGACGCAGTTTGTGTTATCCTTCATTCATCGTTTTGTGGAAGGCCGTGGGGCTACCACCTTCTTCGCCTTCTGCTACCCATTCTCCTACAGTGACTGCCAGGATTTGCTAAGCCAGCTAGACCAGCGCTTTCTGGAGAACAGCCCTACCCACAGCAG CCCCCTGGATACCATCTATTACCACCGGGAGACCCTCTGCTATTCTCTGGATGGACTTCGTGTAGATCTACTGACGATCAGTTCCTGCCATGGGCTTCGAGAAGATCGAGAGCCCCGTCTAGAGCAGCTATTTCCTGATGCCAGCACCCCCCGACCATTCCGTTTCACAGGCAAGAGA ATATTCTTCTTAAGCAGTAGGGTACATCCCGGGGAGACTCCATCTAGCTTTGTCTTCAACGGTTTTCTGGACTTCATTCTTCGACCTGATGATCCCCGGGCCCAAACCCTACGTCGCCTGTTTGTCTTTAAGCTGATTCCCATGTTGAACCCTGATGGGGTTGTCCGGGGTCACTACCG CACAGACTCGCGTGGAGTGAATCTGAATCGCCAGTACCTGAAGCCTGATGCAGTCCTGCACCCAGCCATCTATGGGGCTAAAGCTGTGCTTCTCTACCACCACGTGCATTCCCGGCTGAACTCCCAGAGTCCCTCTGAGCACCAGCACAGTTCCCATCTCCCTCCTGATGCTCCCCTCTCTGACCCTGAGAAAGCCGACAGTCTCCAAAACAGAGCTCACCTTGGGCGCTCATCCAGCGGGGATAAACCTGAGGCGTGGACACAGACTGAGGTAGCCGAGCAGAAGCCCAACAGCGTGTGGATTACGCCACAGGAGTCAGCTGAGGTGGAGCAGCTGGCCCCCGATGCCATCCCCCCCAGAGAGAGCGGTGTTGCTTACTACGTGGACCTGCACGGACATGCTTCCAAAAGGGGCTGCTTCATGTATGGAAACAGCTTTAGTGACGAGAACACCCAG GTGGAAAATATGCTGTATCCAAAGCTCATCTCCTTGAACTCAGCCCACTTTGACTTCCAGGGCTGCAATTTCTCAGAGAAGAATATGTATGCCCGAGACCGCAGAGATGGCCAGTCTAAAGAGGGAAGCGGCCGGGTTGCAATCTACAAAGCCTCAGGGATAATCCACAG CTACACACTTGAATGCAACTACAACACTGGACGCTCAGTAAACAGCATCCCTGCCGCCTGCCATGACAACGGGCGtgccagcccccctcccccgccggcCTTCCCTTCCAGATACACTGTGGAACTGTTTGAGCAG GTGGGACGAGCTATGGCCATTGCAGCTCTGGACATGGCGGAGTGCAACCCGTGGCCCCGAATCGTGCTGTCAGAGCATAGCAGCCTAACAAACCTCCGGGCCTGGATGCTGAAACACGTGCGCAGCAGCCGAGGCCTGAGCACCACTGTGAACATGAGCATCAGCAAGAAGAGAGGCTCTCGAACTCCACCCAGAAGTAACAA CGGACTGCCTGTTTCCTGCTCTGAAAACACCTTGAGCCGTGCGCGAAGTTTTAGTACTGGCACAAGTGCTggtggtagcagcagcagccaacaaAATTCTCCACAGATGAAGAACTCCCCCAGCTTTCCTTTTCATGGCAGCCGGCCTGCGGGGCTGCCAGGCCTGGGATCTAGCACCCAAAAGGTCAGCCACCGGGTGCTGGGCCCCGTCAGAG